GAAACTATATATTAACTCCCTCCCCTTAGTAAGGGGAGGGTTGGGGTGGGGTTTTGAGGATTCATGCAAGAGGTCTAATGGTTAATGGGTAATTGGTAATTGATAATTGATGATTAAGATACTGATGATTGTTCCATGCCTAATGCCCAATGCTCAATATCCAAGCTTTATATCGTCAGAAATTAGTCGGGCATCACATGAAATACATCACCTTTAAAATGTAAGCAAAATCGCTTGCTTTCCTAATGAGTGTTCACCTGAAGTTAATATTTAACCTACCCGATTTCTACCCGCTTTTTACCCGATTTTTCAACTTCTAAAAAGTACCATTCCTAGAGAGATTATTTTGGAATCTTAGTTCAGTCTGGGGTCAACTTCTATGTCTCATTTTTCAGTAAATATTTCTAACATCGTTCTTACTACTGAGCAATATCGCAAGCTGAAAGTTTATGCAGAGGAACAGAAAATCTCGGTGCATGAAGCAATTCGCTTACTCATAGATTTTCTTCCAGAAAGCTCCAAAACTACTAAAAATTTAGATAACAAGCATCCATTTATTTTTTCCCGAAGGTTTTTGCAAACTTTTTTTGATATTCAATAATTTGAATTTTAGCGGAAATTACACAGAAAAAATCTTAAAATTTTGGCTACCTGGTTACATCTTGTTTTTATTTGCAAATCGAAATTTAACGATGAATACTCTTAACTCTTTGAGTTTAGTTAAGTCTCCAGAAATGCAAACTTCTCTACCTACTTACGCCTTAATTTCAGTTCACGGCGACCCGACGGCTGAAATTGGCAAAGAAGGAGCGGGTGGACAAAATATATATGTGCGCGAACTAGGATTGGCATTGGCAAAACGAGGATGTCAGGTTGATATTTTTACTCGACGTGAACACCCTAACCAAGAAGAAATTGTGCAACTAGCACCAGGATGTCGCACAATTCGTTTAAGTGCAGGACCAGCAAAATTCATTTCTAGAAACGAATTATTTGAGCATCTGCCAGAATTTGTGGAAGCTTGGCTGAATTTTCAACAACGAACTCATGTGAAATATGCACTAATTCACACTAATTACTGGCTTTCTGGTTGGGTAGGACTGAAACTGAAAGCAAAACTGGGGTTTTCCCAAATTCATACCTATCATTCCATAGGGGCTGTGAAATACCGTGATGTCCAAAAGCCACCACAGATTGCTTTGATTCGCCAGCATGTGGAAAAGGCTATTTTAGAGCAAACAGATTGTGTAATTGCTACTAGTCCCCAAGAAGCAGAAGATTTGCGTCAATTCATTTCGCAACACGGGCGCATCAAAGTAATTCCTTGTGGTATTAATGCTGAACATTTTAGTTCTGTGAGTCAGGAAGTTGCTCGTCAACAGTTGGGAATTGCCCCAGATTCTCGAATCATCATGTATGTAGGACGCTTTGACCCCCGCAAGGGAGTTGAAACCTTAGTCAAAGCCTGCACCAATTTGCCTAATCCATTTAAGCTCTATTTAGTTGGTGGTAGTCGTGAGCATGCAGCAGACTTTCAGGAACAACTACGCATTCAAGCCCTGGTAGAAAAACTGGGATTAGAAGCAATTACGGTTTTTACAGGACGGATATCCCAACAGATGTTACCTACTTACTATGCCGCAGGGGATATTTGCGTTGTGCCTAGTTATTACGAACCTTTTGGTTTAGTAGCGATTGAAGCAATGGCAGCAGGAACGCCCGTAATTGCTAGTGAGGTGGGGGGATTGCAACATACAGTGGTGCATGGTGAAACCGGACTGCTGGTTCCTTCGTGCAACTCCAATGCCTTAGCGATCGCAATTCGGCATCTGTTGGAAGATCCTACACTTCGGCAGCGCTATGGCAATGCTGCACGTCATTGGGTTCGATCTCGTTTCAGCACTCAGGCTGTCACTGCCCAAATTTACGAACTTTACCAATCTTTAACACTTGCGACGTTTGTCCAACAAATAATCCAAACTCAAAAGTTAACTCCGAATTTAGAAAGACAAGTCCAGACTTTGTTGAAATCAAATGCTTTGAAATCTAATGAAATTAAAGCTTTAGAAAAATTAATTGATTCCTTTTCTAATGGCACTGTGCAGTGGCTGAGTTCAAATTCATAAGCATCTAGAGGTGCTAGGCGATCGCTTGTCACAAAAATTCTTCAATTGTAGTAAAAAATAACTCGAGTTCTTCCTCCAGCTAGAGGCAAAACTTTCTGTAATGCAAGATCTTAGCCACAGGAGGATATTATGCGGCAACTAATTGTCCAAGTACCACGTGGACAGGGAAAAGAAGTTCTTGAGATTGCGAAGTCTCTTCAGGGGGTGAGCCTTGCTCAGCTTGAGGCAAAAGGTAGTGAGCAACTCATTGACTTAGTGCTGATTCATATTTCCAATCGGCAGGTAGAGGATCTGTTCGCAAAACTTGAAGACTTACCTGATGTAAACATCACGCTGCTACCAAGGGGAGTTATAACTCTGCACCCCCCAGCAGAGGAAGCACCTCAACAAGCACTAAATATAGAAGAACGCAGTCCCATAGAGATATTTCTCTCTGGCTTGCAGAGTGTTGGCTCTTGGCGGGGTTTTCTGGGGTATGCAGCAGTAGCTGGTTTTGTTGTCTGGATTGGCTTGTATACAAACACAACTTATCTGCTGGTAGCAGCAATGCTGATTGCACCATTTGCAGGCCCAGCAATGAATGTCGCAATTGCAACCGCAAGAGGCGATCGCCAACTACTCTGGCGTAGCGTACTGCGTTATTTTGCAGCATTGGCAATGACAATTGCAGTTGCAGCAGCCTTGAGTTTAATTTTGCGGCAGGATATTGCCACCAGCCTGATGATTGAAGGCAGCCAAGTTTCCTCGGTGACAGTGTTGTTACCCTTGGCAGCTGGGGCGGCCGGAGCATTAAACCTGGTACAATCCGAGCGCAGTAGTTTGGTATCTGGAGCGGCAACTGGAATGCTAGTCGCTGCTTCCTTGGCTCCGCCAGCCGGAATTGTTGGTATAGCAGGTGCTATTGGCAGATGGGATTTGGTGATTGATGCCTTATTTCTCCTGTTTCTGCAACTAGCAGGCATTAATTTAACGGCGGCGTTGTTGTTTAGGATGTTTGGTTTGTCTGCACAAGGAGTACGTTATCCACGGGGTAAACCTTGGGTGTTTCCTGTGGCGTTGGGATTCACTGTGGTAGTATTAGCTGGCTTACTAACTTGGCAGTTTGTCAATCCTCCAAATTTGCAACGCTCCTCCCTAGCTCAGAGAGCTAATGCTGAAATTCAAAAGCTAGTTAATGAAAATCGTTTGGTTGAACTGGTAGAGGCGAATGTTCGCTTTACCCGTGCCAATACTAAAGGTCAGAATACATTGCTGAGTGTAATTTATGTTCAACGTCGAGCAGGTGTGAGTGCATCCTCTGAGGAAATTCGCTCTAGTCTGACTCAAGCGATCCAAACTCATCTACTGCAACAAGGCTTTAATGTGACGCCTCTGGTTGATGTTAGCGTGCTTGAGGCTCCACAAAAAAGTGAAAGATGAGCGATGAAAGGTATAAAGATAAACTCATTGATTTTGGTATTGGTAGCAGCCCTGAGTGTGATTCTGCCTAAACAACAGCTACAGCACAAACTAGACCGCTTGCAAAAGTCGAATTTACCCTAATTCATATTTACTTGCTAGGGGTAACGTAATATTTACTTGCTAGGGGTAACGTAAACCAAAAACTTACTCCACACTGACGGTTACTATTAACACCAATTTCCCCTCCATGTGCCTTAATAATTTGTCGAGACAGATACATCTTTAAGCCAATACCTGTAGAAAAACGTGCTTGTGGCTCGTGGACATATAACTCGAATAAGCGATCGCATTCCAGTTTACTCATGTGAGTACCGTTAAATTGAACGGTACAACGAATCATGTCAGCTTCTACTTTGGCAGTAAGTAGTAGATCTAATCCCGGTGGATTGGTTTGGAGAATATAAGTAAATAAATCAACAAAAAATTTATGTAATTTTACAGAATCAGCAGTCACTAACGGTAAATCTTCAGCAACCAATGTTTTTAATTGTGACTGATTCTGCCTTAGCATTGGCTCTACACTTTTGATTACTTCTCCAATAAAAGTACGAAACTGGATAATTTCTTGGTTAAGAATAATTCCCTCTACTTCAGTTGAATGTATTTCCAGTAATGAATCAATCATTCGCAGTTGTCGATCATTACCTTGAATCATACGCTCGATAATTGAACGGGGAATGGGGATGGGGGGAGTTGAAGAGGTAGGGAGATGGGGAGACAAAGAAGAAAGATTATTTCCTTGTCCTCCAAGTCGTCCCCCTTGTCCCCAGTCCCCAGTCCCCAGTCCCCCATTTTGAAGTAAATTCTTCAGCACCATCAAATTACCCATCACCGTAGTCCGCAAATCATGAGAAACTGCATGTAAGAAGACGTTTTTGACTTGGTTAATTTCTTGCAATTCTTGCATTTTCTGCTGTAGTTGAGCAGTACGTTCTTCCACCTGTCGTTCTAGATTATTGTTGAGTTGTTCTAGTTGTTGGTAGAGTTGTACTTGCTGGATAGCAATAGCTAGTTGTTCTGCAATCTGCTGGAGTAGATCAATTTCGATTTGTTGCCAACAGCGTGGTTTAGCACAAGAGTTAGCAATTAACGCCCCAAACAATTCTTTACCTAGCATAATTGGTACAGCCAAGCTAGCTTTAGTTTGAAATTGCTGATAAAGTGCTGCTAGGTGGGAAGATACTGTGGTTTGGGTGATATCTTCAACCACACGTACCTTATCTGTCAAAAGTTTTGTTCTTAATTCTTGCAAAATAGTTTTATCTTTTTTCTTCCAATTCAGGACAGATGGATATTGCGGATTTACCGACTCGGCAATCATTTTGAATAAATCACAGCTATCATTAAGGGCAATAAATACCCTATCTGCCTGCAAAAATTCCCGAACTTCGTTGACAGTTGTTTGCAAAATTTCGTTTAAGTTAAGGGATTGACGAATTCGCATTAATGTTTTTGTCAACAAGCGATCGCGTTGAGCTGATAGGTGTAATAATTCCTCTGTTTGTTTACGCTCAGTGATATCGCGGCTAATTGCAAGTAGGCAGGGGATACCATCTAACTCAATCACTTCTGCCGCAACTTGTACTAAAATTATCTCGCCAGACTTTTTACGAAATTTAATTTCTTGGTTACGAAGAGATCCTTGAGTTTCTAACTGTTGTAATAATTTTGTGCGATCGCTTGGGTTTACCCAAATGTTCAACTCAAAAGCAGTACGCCCAAGGACTTCTGAAGGTTGATAACCACTAAGTTGAACAAAACTATCGTTAACTTCTATGTAGCGACCTTCTTTAAGTGTACTGATTGTGATTGGATCAGGACTGCAACGAAAGGCTTTAGAAAATTTTTGTGCCAAACTTTGTAAGGCAATTTCTGCTTGTTTAGGTTCTGTAAGATCGCGAACAATTGCTAAGACTTCGTTTTCACCACTTTTGACTAACCGCGCCTGATAATCTCGCACTCCCCCAGGCGTTGACAGTTGGTATTCACAAACCTGTAAAGTGTTAGTAGCCAAAGTTTTAGTGATCGCTTCTTGCTTGAGCAAAGCTACATTGGCAGGCAATATTTCCCACAATTTTTTACCGACAATCTCTTTTGTTGTATACTCGCCTTTGAAATCTAGATACTCTCCATCGCGGCTGATACAAAAAATTGTATCGGGGATAGCATTTACAATCGCCTGATAGCGCGCCTCAGCCTGAAGTAACTTTTCCTCCCTTAACTTGCGGCTTGTAATCTTCATTAGTAACCCATCCCAGGTAAACAATTAAAAAATAAAAAATTAAAAATTGGGAAATTCTATGATTTTGGTTATCTCTACAAGTAAATCTAGTTTCTCAATCTTGAACTAGAAACTAATACCAATTTAAAAAATGATTACGAAAGATGGATTAACATCAGTCCAGATACACAAAGCAATTCCCGATCCGTCTTGAAAAGTTTTGAAGTTTCCTCCAGGACATTAGTTTACCTTGAATCTAGGCTTTGCTTGTCTACGTATAGACGCAAAGCCTCTACAAACTTTTCGTAAAACCCAAAATGATATAAAACCAGCCTGTTATTTGTCTACTCTTCTACATTTCAGCGTAGATTTTCTGAGTGCGATCGGATTCACCCAAAAGGGTGAATCAGTTGTGTGAGGAGTGGGGGGAGGTGGGGAGTAAGTAATTAATGCTACTCATATAAATATGTTTAATGCTGTCTGATTTAATTTTTTTGAGAGTAAAACGTATTTTAACCCAGTGATTTTACTGAACCTTTATAATACATAAGTCATATAATGAAATATAATGCTAAAAAATTAGTAATTTGGCTTAAAAATCTTGCTTTTAAAGGATTTAATTGTTTAATAAAGTCTTTATTATTGCTGTCTGGATAGCGTTAATATAGTGTTTTTAGAAAGATAATGTAATATTTTTTTCCTTTATTGGATGAAAATATATATAGTAGGCGGTTAAGAACCGCTATGAAAATGGCTTTAGTATAAGATGGGGATCTACCGTGAAAATACTTATATATTTGCTTGTAAGACAACAAGATCATATTGATGTCGCTGAAAGCGTGCGTATATTGTTGTCCAAATTCAACAAAATTAGTTTTTATCGGCTGTTGCGATCGCTGGACAATAGACAGAAGTTTGTAGTAAGCGCTTTAGCGCCTAACTTCAGACTAAAAGACTTGATCGAGACAGTAAGCCTCTTGCAAAAGCTGTTTTTGCCAGAGTTGGGTAAAGGGGGAAAGTTAAAGCTTGAAGGGTTTTTATTTTCCTTCACCCCAACTTATGCAAGAAGTCTAGTGTGTGAAAATGGTGATTTGCAAGAGCGGGGTAGTGGAAGAGTGCAAAGGTAATGGATCTCTCCCAAATACTGTTGTTC
Above is a genomic segment from Fischerella sp. JS2 containing:
- a CDS encoding PAS domain S-box protein, with product MKITSRKLREEKLLQAEARYQAIVNAIPDTIFCISRDGEYLDFKGEYTTKEIVGKKLWEILPANVALLKQEAITKTLATNTLQVCEYQLSTPGGVRDYQARLVKSGENEVLAIVRDLTEPKQAEIALQSLAQKFSKAFRCSPDPITISTLKEGRYIEVNDSFVQLSGYQPSEVLGRTAFELNIWVNPSDRTKLLQQLETQGSLRNQEIKFRKKSGEIILVQVAAEVIELDGIPCLLAISRDITERKQTEELLHLSAQRDRLLTKTLMRIRQSLNLNEILQTTVNEVREFLQADRVFIALNDSCDLFKMIAESVNPQYPSVLNWKKKDKTILQELRTKLLTDKVRVVEDITQTTVSSHLAALYQQFQTKASLAVPIMLGKELFGALIANSCAKPRCWQQIEIDLLQQIAEQLAIAIQQVQLYQQLEQLNNNLERQVEERTAQLQQKMQELQEINQVKNVFLHAVSHDLRTTVMGNLMVLKNLLQNGGLGTGDWGQGGRLGGQGNNLSSLSPHLPTSSTPPIPIPRSIIERMIQGNDRQLRMIDSLLEIHSTEVEGIILNQEIIQFRTFIGEVIKSVEPMLRQNQSQLKTLVAEDLPLVTADSVKLHKFFVDLFTYILQTNPPGLDLLLTAKVEADMIRCTVQFNGTHMSKLECDRLFELYVHEPQARFSTGIGLKMYLSRQIIKAHGGEIGVNSNRQCGVSFWFTLPLASKYYVTPSK
- a CDS encoding DUF389 domain-containing protein, whose translation is MRQLIVQVPRGQGKEVLEIAKSLQGVSLAQLEAKGSEQLIDLVLIHISNRQVEDLFAKLEDLPDVNITLLPRGVITLHPPAEEAPQQALNIEERSPIEIFLSGLQSVGSWRGFLGYAAVAGFVVWIGLYTNTTYLLVAAMLIAPFAGPAMNVAIATARGDRQLLWRSVLRYFAALAMTIAVAAALSLILRQDIATSLMIEGSQVSSVTVLLPLAAGAAGALNLVQSERSSLVSGAATGMLVAASLAPPAGIVGIAGAIGRWDLVIDALFLLFLQLAGINLTAALLFRMFGLSAQGVRYPRGKPWVFPVALGFTVVVLAGLLTWQFVNPPNLQRSSLAQRANAEIQKLVNENRLVELVEANVRFTRANTKGQNTLLSVIYVQRRAGVSASSEEIRSSLTQAIQTHLLQQGFNVTPLVDVSVLEAPQKSER
- a CDS encoding glycosyltransferase, whose translation is MQTSLPTYALISVHGDPTAEIGKEGAGGQNIYVRELGLALAKRGCQVDIFTRREHPNQEEIVQLAPGCRTIRLSAGPAKFISRNELFEHLPEFVEAWLNFQQRTHVKYALIHTNYWLSGWVGLKLKAKLGFSQIHTYHSIGAVKYRDVQKPPQIALIRQHVEKAILEQTDCVIATSPQEAEDLRQFISQHGRIKVIPCGINAEHFSSVSQEVARQQLGIAPDSRIIMYVGRFDPRKGVETLVKACTNLPNPFKLYLVGGSREHAADFQEQLRIQALVEKLGLEAITVFTGRISQQMLPTYYAAGDICVVPSYYEPFGLVAIEAMAAGTPVIASEVGGLQHTVVHGETGLLVPSCNSNALAIAIRHLLEDPTLRQRYGNAARHWVRSRFSTQAVTAQIYELYQSLTLATFVQQIIQTQKLTPNLERQVQTLLKSNALKSNEIKALEKLIDSFSNGTVQWLSSNS